From a region of the Neobacillus niacini genome:
- a CDS encoding GDP-L-fucose synthase family protein translates to MEKNSRIYVAGHNGLVGSAIVRSLHRKGYKNIIGKAHKELDLTNQAAVEDFFREETIEYVFLAAAKVGGIGANNAYPADFIMDNLLIECNVIKSAFNHKVKKLLFLGSSCIYPKMCPQPIKEEYLLTGPLEPTNEAYALAKISGLKMCSYYKEQYGMNFISAMPTNLYGPNDKFDSKDSHVIPAIISKMEAAKQLNKPIVQLWGTGTPLREFLYVDDMAEACVYLMENYDGVEHINIGTGREISIQNLAELIKRIVGYKGEILFDPSMPDGTPRKLLDISKIKKLGWRPKISLEEGLKITYDSYINNQK, encoded by the coding sequence ATGGAAAAGAATAGCCGTATATATGTAGCAGGGCATAATGGACTTGTCGGTTCTGCCATAGTCAGAAGTCTTCACAGAAAAGGATACAAAAATATTATCGGTAAAGCCCATAAAGAACTTGACCTAACGAATCAGGCGGCAGTTGAAGACTTTTTTAGAGAAGAGACAATTGAATATGTATTTCTTGCAGCAGCCAAAGTTGGGGGGATAGGAGCAAACAATGCGTATCCTGCAGACTTTATTATGGATAATCTACTCATAGAGTGTAATGTGATTAAAAGCGCATTTAACCATAAAGTAAAGAAGCTGTTGTTTTTGGGCAGCTCGTGTATTTATCCTAAAATGTGTCCTCAGCCGATCAAAGAAGAATATCTACTGACAGGACCGCTGGAACCGACAAATGAGGCTTACGCTCTTGCGAAAATATCAGGGCTCAAAATGTGCAGCTATTATAAAGAACAGTATGGCATGAATTTTATCAGTGCCATGCCTACAAACCTTTATGGCCCTAATGACAAATTCGATTCAAAGGATTCACATGTGATTCCTGCAATCATCTCCAAAATGGAGGCTGCTAAACAATTAAATAAACCGATTGTTCAATTGTGGGGGACAGGCACCCCTCTTAGAGAATTTTTATATGTAGATGATATGGCAGAGGCGTGCGTATATCTGATGGAAAACTATGATGGTGTTGAACATATTAATATTGGCACTGGTCGAGAAATCAGTATTCAAAATCTTGCAGAGTTAATTAAGAGAATAGTTGGTTACAAAGGTGAGATTTTGTTCGACCCGAGTATGCCAGATGGAACACCTAGAAAATTATTGGATATATCTAAAATAAAAAAATTAGGATGGAGACCAAAAATTAGCTTAGAAGAAGGGCTCAAAATTACTTATGACTCGTACATTAATAATCAAAAATGA
- the gmd gene encoding GDP-mannose 4,6-dehydratase: MKKAIITGITGQDGSYLAELLLNKGYEVHGIVRRNSSMNTERIDHLLQYQSDEKQRLFLHFGDLSDSSSISKLIYTIQPSEFYNLGAQSHVGVSFDMPEFTSDVNGLGTLRILECIRQVNPNIRFYQASSSELYGMVRETPQNENTAFYPRSPYAVAKLYAYWITVNYREAYGLFACNGILFNHESPRRGETFVTRKITTGIANILSGKQKKLVLGNLNAKRDWGFAGDYVEAMWLMLQQDKPDDYVIATGETHSVREFCEHAFRYAGINLIWTGEGLDEKGINADTGKELISISSEYFRPSEVDLLLGDPSKAKIKLGWEQKVSFEQLVEMMVDSDKKGG; the protein is encoded by the coding sequence ATGAAAAAAGCTATAATTACCGGTATTACCGGGCAGGATGGATCCTATTTAGCTGAGCTTCTTCTCAATAAAGGCTACGAAGTTCATGGTATTGTTCGACGAAACAGTTCCATGAACACGGAAAGAATTGATCATTTATTGCAATATCAATCTGATGAAAAGCAAAGATTATTTCTCCACTTTGGAGATTTGAGTGATTCAAGCAGTATAAGTAAATTAATTTACACTATACAACCATCTGAATTTTATAATCTCGGAGCCCAGAGTCATGTAGGTGTTTCATTTGATATGCCGGAATTCACATCAGATGTTAATGGATTAGGCACCTTGCGTATACTAGAGTGCATTAGACAAGTAAATCCGAACATTAGATTTTATCAAGCCTCATCAAGTGAATTATATGGCATGGTTAGAGAAACCCCTCAAAATGAAAACACAGCTTTTTATCCGAGGAGTCCCTATGCAGTAGCAAAGCTTTATGCTTACTGGATAACGGTGAACTATAGGGAAGCGTATGGTTTGTTCGCCTGCAACGGAATCCTTTTTAATCATGAATCTCCAAGAAGAGGCGAAACCTTTGTTACGAGAAAAATTACTACTGGTATCGCCAATATTTTAAGTGGAAAACAGAAAAAACTCGTTTTAGGAAATTTAAATGCTAAAAGGGACTGGGGTTTTGCGGGTGATTATGTGGAAGCAATGTGGTTAATGCTTCAACAAGATAAACCTGACGACTATGTGATAGCAACCGGAGAGACACATTCTGTTAGGGAATTTTGTGAGCATGCTTTCAGATATGCTGGTATTAATTTGATTTGGACAGGTGAAGGTTTAGATGAGAAAGGTATTAATGCAGACACTGGTAAGGAATTGATATCGATTAGCAGCGAGTACTTTAGACCGAGTGAGGTTGATTTACTGTTAGGGGATCCATCTAAAGCGAAAATCAAACTAGGCTGGGAACAGAAGGTTTCCTTTGAACAGCTCGTTGAAATGATGGTTGATAGTGATAAGAAGGGTGGTTAA